A window of Aurantibacillus circumpalustris genomic DNA:
AAAACTATTCGATAAATTTTCCTCAAAAGTAACTAACGCTGCAGGTAGCCCGTCAGCATTTTTAAGCGCCTTTTTGATAATTGTTATTTGGTCTATAACAGGTCCTTTATTTGGTTTTTCTGACACATGGCAATTAGTAATTAATACTGGCACTACAATAATAACTTTTTTAATGGTCTTTGTTATTCAGCAATCACAGAATAAAGACACAAAGGCGTTGCATTTAAAACTGAACGAATTAATTGCCTGTAATCACCAAGCTAGCAATCGCTTAATAGACATTGAAGATTTAACCGCAGATGAAATAGAAGCACTAAAAAAATACTATATAAAATTAGCGAAATTGGCCGCCACAGAAAAAAATATACATTCTAGCCATTCTTTAGATGAGGCAAAAGCCAATCATCTGGCGAAAAAAAATGTAAATAAATAGATCTGATAGATATATAAAGTTGCACAATCTCTATTGTTTTTAATGCAAAAAGTGCCAAAAAACTTGACCAAAATCTTGTTTTTCCAAGCATTAAATTTACAGGCTTAAAATGGTAGACGAAACGGCTGTATCATATGTCAAACGCCATGTTTATTTCTTCTAAAATTATTTAGATTAATCGTGTTTTATATCAGTAATTCATGTATTTTGTAAAACTAAAATTAAGGGTAAATACGCTAATGACTAATTCAAATAAATTGGATAAATTAAATAAATCAAGATGAAAAATTTATCCTTCATTGTTTCTAAAATAATGCATAGCTTTTTAAAGAATAATTATCTTAAGTCTTATTCAAACCCAATTGAATTAAAGAAAAAAAATCAAAAAGTTTTTTATTAAATTCTCTCAGTATTGGACTATGAAACCGGAATTAAAAATTTTGCTTCTTGAAAATAACGCTACTGACATCGGGAACCTAAGAGCTGTTCTTACTAGATCTGAAATGAACTTTGATCTTCATGTCGTTGAGTCGAGAGATTATTTTATTTCCAGCCTAGAAGATTTTAATCCGGATATTGTGGTGGCAGGAAATTCTTCACCAGATATTAGTTCACTTGAAGCGCTTGAGATTGCTAGAAGGAAAAATTCAGACATACCTTTTATATTGGTTACAGGTCCATTTTCGGAACAATTCGCAGTGAATTGTATTAGAGCGGGTGTAGATGATTATATTCTTAAAGATAACCTTATTCGTTTGCCTTTATCTATTGACGCTGTCGTTTCAAAAGCTATAGCGAATCGTGAAAAGGAAACGATTCTCTCTATGCATCAAGAACTGAAACTAGCCTATAGTGCAATTGAAGAAAATAATAAAAGTATGATGGATAGTATCAATTATGCCAAATTGATACAGGATGCAATGCTGCCCGAAAAAGCGGTATTGACAAACTATTTCCCTAATTCACTAATTATTTATCGACCAAAAGATATTGTTAGTGGCGACTTTTATTGGTTTGTAGAGAGAGATAAAAAACTATTCATTGCGGTTGCAGATTGCACAGGGCATGGAGTGCCTGGATCACTGATGTCAATGATAGGGTACAGTTTTTTGAACGAAATTGTAAACGTGAAAAAAATACGAAAGCCTTCGGACATATTGAGTAGGCTAAATGTTGGAATTAGACAGACATTAAAACAAGATAAAACCGGTAATCAGCGCTGCGATGGTATGGATATTGCTTTATGTGCAATAGACCGAGAAATGCAACAAATTGAATTTGCAGGTGCAAACAGGCATCTTATTTTCTTTAGAGATAAAGAACTTGAAA
This region includes:
- a CDS encoding low affinity iron permease family protein, which codes for MKKLFDKFSSKVTNAAGSPSAFLSAFLIIVIWSITGPLFGFSDTWQLVINTGTTIITFLMVFVIQQSQNKDTKALHLKLNELIACNHQASNRLIDIEDLTADEIEALKKYYIKLAKLAATEKNIHSSHSLDEAKANHLAKKNVNK
- a CDS encoding PP2C family protein-serine/threonine phosphatase; the encoded protein is MKPELKILLLENNATDIGNLRAVLTRSEMNFDLHVVESRDYFISSLEDFNPDIVVAGNSSPDISSLEALEIARRKNSDIPFILVTGPFSEQFAVNCIRAGVDDYILKDNLIRLPLSIDAVVSKAIANREKETILSMHQELKLAYSAIEENNKSMMDSINYAKLIQDAMLPEKAVLTNYFPNSLIIYRPKDIVSGDFYWFVERDKKLFIAVADCTGHGVPGSLMSMIGYSFLNEIVNVKKIRKPSDILSRLNVGIRQTLKQDKTGNQRCDGMDIALCAIDREMQQIEFAGANRHLIFFRDKELEMVRGNKFGIGGLHDESVIRFTNHSISYDDGDIIYMCTDGYADQFGGTKGKRMMTKNMIKILEKSLSFGVGEQEQLLNHWLDKWQGAYEQTDDILLIGIQL